A region from the Rhodopseudomonas julia genome encodes:
- a CDS encoding CreA family protein encodes MRALFVFLFALTLTAPTFSAANAEEPDLIFRKSTVFKLLTPDHTLATYGIDDPVVDGVACHYTVPEKGGIGGLFNVVEELSDVSLACRQVGPVTFKEKFEQGDEVFRQRRSLIFKKMRIVRGCDAKRNVLVYLVYSDKIVEGSPKNSTSTVPIMPWGNSPAPKCGEWLED; translated from the coding sequence ATGCGCGCCCTTTTCGTCTTCCTGTTCGCCCTCACTCTGACGGCCCCGACATTCAGTGCCGCCAACGCTGAGGAGCCGGATCTCATTTTCCGGAAGTCGACCGTCTTCAAACTTTTGACGCCCGATCATACGCTTGCGACCTACGGCATCGACGACCCCGTCGTAGATGGCGTGGCCTGCCATTACACCGTGCCGGAAAAGGGCGGCATCGGCGGCCTCTTCAATGTCGTTGAAGAACTCTCCGATGTGTCTTTGGCCTGCCGACAGGTCGGGCCGGTCACTTTCAAAGAGAAATTCGAGCAGGGCGATGAAGTGTTTCGCCAGCGCCGCTCGCTGATCTTCAAGAAGATGCGCATCGTCCGCGGCTGCGACGCCAAACGCAATGTGCTCGTCTATCTCGTCTATTCCGACAAGATCGTCGAAGGCTCGCCGAAGAACTCCACCTCCACCGTGCCGATCATGCCCTGGGGAAATTCCCCGGCTCCCAAATGCGGCGAATGGCTCGAGGATTGA
- a CDS encoding ABCB family ABC transporter ATP-binding protein/permease — translation MSDANKPAGQPRISAARGHTFHTLRNLWPYMWPADRPDLKKRVLWAVLALLAAKVITVLVPYAFKWVTDALAGEGGGPAYLPAFLAAPVMLVVAYNFGRILTVAFNQMRDALFARVGQHAVRQLAWKTFRHLHQLSLRFHLARRTGGLSRVIERGTKGIETIVRFTILNSVPTVIEFALTAAVIWYNFSWVYVVIIAVTLWAYVVFTVRASDWRISIRREMNDSDTDANSKAIDSLLNFETVKYFGNEAMETERFDGAMSRYEMAATKTWTSLAWLNFGQTVIFSIGMAVSMILSARAVMAGTQTVGDFVMINALLMQLSVPLNFIGFVYREIKQGLVDIEAMFQLLDVDPEIRDKKDAPPLRVNEGAIAFEHVSFSYDPERPILKNVSFEVPAGGTLAIVGPSGAGKSTISRLLFRFYDVTGGRITIDGQDLRDVEQDSVRAAIGMVPQDTVLFNDTIGYNIRYGRYDATRDDVKEAARMAQIADFIESLPERYDTPVGERGLKLSGGEKQRVAIARTILKGPPILILDEATSALDTATEQDIQTALDRVSQNRTTLVIAHRLSTVVSADQILVLQAGEVVERGTHIELMERGGVYADMWARQREADEAAERLRESGVAEEDYLPSLRTDPEAESL, via the coding sequence ATGTCAGACGCCAATAAGCCAGCCGGCCAGCCGCGCATTTCGGCTGCTCGCGGCCACACCTTTCATACCTTGCGCAATCTCTGGCCCTATATGTGGCCGGCCGATCGGCCCGATCTGAAAAAGCGGGTTTTATGGGCCGTGCTGGCGCTGCTCGCGGCCAAGGTCATCACCGTCCTCGTGCCCTATGCCTTCAAATGGGTGACGGATGCGCTGGCGGGCGAAGGCGGCGGTCCTGCCTATCTGCCGGCCTTTCTGGCCGCGCCGGTGATGCTCGTCGTCGCCTACAATTTCGGTCGTATCCTGACGGTCGCCTTCAACCAGATGCGCGACGCCTTGTTTGCACGCGTCGGTCAGCATGCCGTGCGCCAGCTCGCCTGGAAGACCTTTCGGCATCTGCACCAGCTCTCGCTGCGCTTTCATCTGGCGCGTCGCACCGGCGGCCTGTCGCGTGTGATCGAACGCGGCACCAAAGGCATCGAGACGATCGTGCGCTTCACGATCCTGAATTCTGTCCCGACGGTGATCGAGTTCGCGCTGACGGCCGCTGTGATCTGGTACAATTTCTCCTGGGTCTATGTGGTGATCATCGCCGTGACGCTGTGGGCCTATGTGGTCTTCACGGTGCGGGCGAGCGACTGGCGCATCTCCATTCGTCGCGAGATGAACGATTCCGACACGGACGCCAATTCCAAGGCGATCGATTCACTCCTCAACTTCGAAACCGTCAAATATTTCGGCAACGAGGCGATGGAAACGGAGCGCTTCGACGGCGCCATGAGCCGCTACGAAATGGCTGCGACGAAAACCTGGACGTCGCTCGCCTGGCTCAACTTCGGTCAGACGGTGATCTTTTCGATAGGCATGGCGGTTTCCATGATCCTGTCGGCGCGCGCCGTCATGGCGGGCACGCAGACGGTCGGCGACTTCGTCATGATCAACGCGCTCTTGATGCAGCTCTCCGTGCCTCTCAATTTCATCGGTTTCGTCTACCGCGAGATCAAGCAGGGTCTCGTCGACATCGAAGCGATGTTCCAGCTTCTCGATGTCGATCCGGAGATCCGTGACAAGAAGGACGCGCCGCCCCTTCGCGTGAACGAGGGCGCGATCGCCTTCGAACACGTGTCTTTCTCTTACGATCCGGAACGCCCGATCCTCAAGAATGTCAGCTTCGAAGTGCCGGCCGGCGGCACACTGGCGATCGTCGGACCCTCAGGCGCCGGCAAATCGACGATCTCGCGGCTTCTCTTCCGTTTCTACGACGTCACCGGCGGTCGCATCACGATCGACGGGCAGGATCTGCGCGATGTCGAACAGGACAGCGTGCGCGCCGCCATCGGCATGGTCCCGCAGGACACGGTCCTCTTCAATGACACGATCGGTTACAACATTCGCTACGGTCGGTACGACGCTACGCGCGACGACGTGAAAGAAGCCGCGCGCATGGCGCAGATTGCGGACTTCATCGAAAGCCTGCCTGAGCGCTACGACACGCCGGTCGGCGAGCGTGGGTTGAAGCTCTCGGGTGGCGAGAAACAGCGTGTGGCGATCGCCCGTACGATCCTCAAAGGGCCGCCGATCCTCATTCTCGATGAGGCGACTTCGGCGCTCGATACGGCAACAGAGCAGGATATCCAGACGGCGCTTGACCGGGTCTCGCAGAATCGCACGACGTTGGTCATCGCGCATCGCCTGTCGACTGTGGTCTCTGCCGATCAGATTCTGGTGTTGCAGGCGGGCGAAGTGGTCGAACGTGGCACCCACATCGAGCTCATGGAGCGCGGCGGCGTCTATGCCGATATGTGGGCGCGCCAGCGCGAGGCCGACGAGGCGGCAGAGCGCCTGCGCGAGAGCGGCGTGGCGGAAGAGGACTATCTTCCCAGCCTGCGCACCGATCCGGAGGCCGAGAGCCTGTGA
- a CDS encoding phosphatidylserine decarboxylase has protein sequence MEIWRTIKKSIPAVNSAGYPFIGSALVIAIVAGLISSFLFWALLGLTIWLVIFFRDPERVPPDGEGLVLSPADGRIEPVTQAVPPAELEMGTVPMTRVSVFLSIFDCHVNRTPVSGKVTRIAYKPGKFVNADLNKSSEENERNSLLVDAGGQDVGVVQIAGLIARRIVCWTNEGVVLKAGDRIGMIRFGSRLDVYLPAGAEVVCKPGQRAIAGETVIARLGTAIARAPVEPGIGTTTPPAV, from the coding sequence ATGGAAATTTGGCGGACTATCAAAAAGTCGATCCCGGCCGTGAATTCGGCGGGCTATCCGTTTATTGGCAGCGCGCTTGTCATCGCGATCGTTGCCGGCCTGATCTCGAGCTTCCTGTTTTGGGCCCTTCTCGGCCTGACGATCTGGCTGGTGATCTTCTTCCGCGATCCCGAGCGTGTGCCGCCCGACGGGGAGGGGCTCGTCCTGTCTCCCGCCGATGGACGCATCGAGCCGGTCACGCAGGCAGTCCCGCCAGCCGAGCTCGAAATGGGCACGGTTCCGATGACGCGGGTATCGGTGTTCCTGTCGATCTTCGACTGCCACGTGAACCGCACGCCGGTTTCCGGCAAGGTCACCCGCATCGCCTACAAGCCGGGCAAATTCGTCAACGCCGACCTCAACAAGTCGAGCGAAGAGAACGAGCGCAACTCGCTTCTCGTCGATGCCGGTGGCCAGGATGTCGGTGTGGTGCAGATCGCGGGCCTCATCGCCCGGCGCATCGTCTGCTGGACGAACGAAGGTGTGGTGCTCAAGGCGGGTGACCGCATCGGCATGATCCGCTTCGGCTCGCGCCTCGATGTCTACCTGCCGGCCGGTGCCGAAGTCGTCTGCAAGCCGGGCCAGCGGGCCATCGCCGGTGAGACGGTGATTGCACGTCTCGGGACAGCTATCGCTCGGGCCCCGGTCGAACCGGGTATCGGCACAACGACGCCGCCGGCGGTATGA
- a CDS encoding LysM peptidoglycan-binding domain-containing protein, whose translation MPSPHIVLAAVLAALIAIGAGALFVHQSLEGSLTDEAGQATDVARQDATEGAKLQNSPGDKADKENAAAPAGEKGATSPSSVSPLGLTGSLSGKASETEDGIGFDVVRVEPTGEAVIAGRAYPNAGVEILSNGKVVASAKANAAGSFVVIPERLLAPGSHDLSLRVTQEVDGSTEEAEERVAIVVPETPDGDVLVVAEAPGRASEILVAPRPTEGGETPAGDREIASASSGTADDPLTLGSSEIADEKATKEQGRDDANAPADATRTAQDGAGAIGKNAQELAVEAVETDSGTMYVAGAGEPGTTVRVYVDNAPLAETQVNEGGRWVVQSPKELAEGEVAVRADQLAPAGSDVTARSEVAFTRTLEDGALVPAAGTASGGSAAADGELAAPRSIIIRRGDNLWTLSRRNYGQGIRYTTIYAANKDQIRNPDLIYPGQVFTLPTRDKSWEGQADEAG comes from the coding sequence ATGCCTTCACCGCATATCGTCCTTGCTGCCGTGCTTGCAGCCCTTATCGCCATCGGCGCGGGGGCGTTGTTCGTCCATCAATCGCTTGAAGGCTCGCTCACAGACGAGGCGGGGCAGGCAACTGACGTAGCCCGGCAGGACGCCACGGAGGGTGCAAAGCTCCAAAATTCTCCGGGCGACAAGGCGGATAAGGAGAACGCCGCAGCTCCCGCCGGCGAAAAGGGGGCAACGTCTCCCTCCTCGGTCTCGCCGCTTGGTTTGACCGGAAGCCTCTCGGGCAAAGCCTCCGAGACAGAAGACGGCATCGGCTTCGACGTGGTGCGCGTGGAGCCCACGGGCGAGGCGGTGATCGCCGGCCGCGCGTATCCGAATGCAGGTGTCGAAATTCTATCGAACGGCAAGGTCGTCGCCTCTGCCAAAGCCAACGCCGCGGGTTCCTTTGTCGTCATTCCGGAGCGGCTGCTCGCCCCCGGTAGCCACGATCTCAGCCTACGGGTGACGCAGGAAGTGGACGGGTCGACCGAAGAGGCGGAAGAGCGCGTTGCGATCGTGGTGCCCGAGACGCCGGATGGGGATGTGCTGGTCGTCGCCGAAGCGCCTGGACGGGCGAGCGAAATTCTGGTGGCGCCCCGCCCGACGGAGGGTGGTGAGACACCCGCTGGAGACAGGGAAATCGCCTCCGCTTCTTCGGGCACCGCCGATGACCCTCTGACGCTCGGATCTTCCGAGATCGCAGATGAGAAAGCCACGAAAGAGCAGGGGCGTGACGACGCAAACGCACCTGCGGATGCGACACGCACGGCGCAGGATGGCGCGGGTGCTATCGGCAAGAATGCGCAGGAGCTTGCGGTCGAGGCGGTCGAAACCGATTCCGGTACGATGTATGTGGCCGGCGCCGGCGAGCCCGGCACCACGGTGCGTGTTTATGTCGACAACGCTCCGCTCGCCGAGACGCAGGTCAACGAGGGCGGCCGCTGGGTGGTGCAGTCACCGAAAGAACTGGCCGAAGGCGAGGTCGCCGTGCGCGCCGATCAGCTTGCCCCTGCCGGTTCCGATGTGACGGCCCGCTCCGAAGTGGCGTTCACCCGAACCCTCGAAGATGGAGCCTTGGTTCCGGCGGCAGGAACCGCAAGCGGCGGATCGGCCGCCGCGGATGGGGAGCTTGCCGCGCCGCGCTCCATCATCATCCGCCGCGGCGACAATCTATGGACGCTCTCGCGTCGCAATTACGGGCAGGGCATTCGCTACACGACGATCTATGCGGCGAACAAAGACCAGATCCGCAATCCCGATCTCATCTATCCAGGCCAGGTTTTCACCCTGCCGACGCGTGACAAATCCTGGGAGGGGCAGGCGGACGAGGCGGGCTGA
- a CDS encoding TIGR00730 family Rossman fold protein: MSKLENVCVYCGSAPGREPSHAEAARAFGRILAEENIRLVYGGGSVGLMGTLARSVLDCGGAVTGIIPQFLEEREQLFADVTELILTTDMHERKRTMFERADAFVALPGGIGTLEEVVEMMTWAQLGQHHKPVLVANLGGFWQPLINLLDHMRGEGFIRETSDIRFLVAESVEEILPSLRAALAGEAENGDRKAAHAETVRRM, from the coding sequence ATGAGCAAGCTTGAAAATGTCTGCGTTTATTGCGGTTCGGCCCCAGGCCGCGAACCTTCCCACGCGGAGGCCGCACGCGCCTTCGGGCGCATCCTGGCGGAAGAGAACATCCGTCTCGTCTACGGGGGCGGCTCGGTCGGGCTGATGGGCACGCTCGCCCGTTCGGTCCTCGATTGCGGGGGCGCCGTCACCGGCATCATCCCCCAGTTTTTGGAGGAGCGGGAACAGCTTTTCGCCGACGTGACCGAACTCATCCTCACCACGGATATGCACGAGCGCAAGCGCACCATGTTCGAGCGCGCCGACGCCTTCGTTGCGCTGCCGGGTGGGATCGGCACGCTCGAAGAGGTGGTCGAGATGATGACATGGGCGCAACTTGGCCAGCATCACAAACCCGTTCTCGTGGCCAATCTCGGCGGCTTCTGGCAGCCCCTCATCAACCTTCTCGACCATATGCGCGGCGAAGGCTTCATCCGGGAAACCTCCGATATTCGCTTCCTGGTGGCGGAAAGCGTCGAGGAGATTCTGCCGAGCCTGCGTGCAGCGCTCGCCGGGGAAGCAGAGAACGGCGACCGCAAGGCTGCCCATGCGGAGACGGTGCGGCGGATGTGA
- a CDS encoding efflux RND transporter permease subunit — protein sequence MISLLEGILRRPRTVLTLMLVSLLAGIAAYQAVPKDANPDIDIPVFYVSVVQQGVSPEDAERLLVRPLEKQLRGLDGLKELTAIASEGHAAVVLEFNVDFDKDEALADIRAKVDQAQADLPSEAEEPLIVETNFALVPTITVAISGNVPERTLVKLAEKLQDEIESISTVLRADINGNREEVLEVVIDMAKLQSYDITQEELLNALSANNQLIPAGFLDTGRGRFSVKVPGLIETAADVYSLPIKQKDEGVVTLGDVATIKRTFKDATNFTRVDGEPAIAINVVKRLGTNVIENNDSVREVVAAATKDWPQSVQIHYLLDQSGFIYEVLGSLQSSIMTAILLVMIVVLATLGLRSALLVGLAIPTSFMIGFLIVGLVGMTVNMMVMFGLVLTVGMLVDGAIIIVEYADRKIEEGMDKQEAYIRAAKLMFWPIVSSTATTLAAFLPMLLWPGVSGEFMSYLPIMVIIVLSASLVTAMIFLPATGGFVAGVADWVAPRAAGLLALTAGLAAAVIALLLVSQPLAAALSGMPQMAVTALGLLFALVLGGFVFWSSRGLARRIVRFRRSHSHPSTAAHLSAEADLDPEKVPGFTGAYVRFLHGLTGSLIGNVAVILVMAGLIVSIFVGFARHNQGVEFFVDEEPDVTAVLVSGRGNLSANEALALVSQVEAVVLDLPGVESVVTNAYPNGGGGGESLDGVSDKPADLIGELNLELLDFSKRRPWQEMEAELRRRTASIPGIKVEPRLIEGGPPTGKDINLQITAPNYDQVLAATKQVRAEFDQFPGLLDVEDDTPLPGIEWELSIDREEAGRFNAGIASVGSMIQLVTNGVLIGKYRPDDADDELDIRVRLPEDQRSLDRLDQLRLRTTNGQVPIANFVTREAKPKVSSITRKDGLYAMSVKAAVDKTDGTTVDGKVGEIQAWLDRQSWPEGVHFRFRGADEDQAEAEAFLGKAFAASLFLMALILITQFNSFWQTGITLLTIILAAAGALIGMVITGQKLSVIMTGTGIMALAGIVVNNAIVLIDTYNRMREDGVEPQEAILKTAAQRLRPILLTTITTIAGLIPMATQVNFDFFNRIVAVGSITSVWWIQLSTAVISGLAFSTVLTLILVPVLLALPLNLARLFKTDKADETGSSASQEELPLAPARPRRKRKPGDTGSYSLPDAAE from the coding sequence ATGATCTCTCTTTTGGAGGGCATTCTGAGGCGGCCGCGCACCGTCCTCACCTTGATGCTCGTATCGCTCCTTGCCGGCATCGCCGCCTATCAGGCGGTGCCGAAGGATGCCAATCCCGATATCGACATCCCGGTCTTCTACGTGTCCGTCGTGCAGCAGGGCGTCTCGCCGGAAGATGCCGAGCGGCTTCTGGTGCGCCCGCTCGAAAAGCAATTGCGCGGCCTCGACGGGCTCAAGGAGCTGACGGCCATCGCCTCCGAAGGCCATGCCGCCGTCGTGCTCGAATTCAACGTCGATTTCGACAAGGACGAGGCGCTCGCCGATATTCGCGCCAAGGTCGATCAGGCCCAGGCGGATCTGCCTTCCGAAGCCGAAGAGCCTCTCATCGTCGAGACCAATTTCGCGCTCGTTCCAACGATCACCGTGGCGATCTCCGGCAACGTGCCCGAGCGAACCCTCGTCAAACTCGCCGAAAAGCTGCAAGACGAGATCGAGAGCATCTCGACGGTTCTGCGCGCCGACATCAACGGCAACCGCGAGGAAGTGCTCGAAGTCGTCATCGACATGGCGAAGCTGCAATCCTACGACATCACGCAGGAAGAGCTTCTCAACGCCCTCAGCGCCAACAACCAGCTGATCCCGGCGGGCTTCCTCGATACGGGCCGCGGTCGCTTCTCCGTCAAGGTGCCGGGACTGATCGAAACAGCGGCCGACGTCTATTCGCTGCCGATCAAGCAGAAGGACGAGGGCGTGGTCACGCTGGGCGACGTCGCCACGATCAAGCGGACCTTCAAGGACGCCACCAATTTCACCCGCGTCGACGGCGAGCCGGCCATCGCCATCAACGTCGTCAAACGTCTCGGCACCAACGTCATCGAGAACAACGACAGTGTGCGGGAAGTCGTCGCCGCAGCGACCAAAGACTGGCCCCAGAGCGTCCAGATCCACTATCTTCTCGATCAATCGGGCTTCATCTACGAGGTGCTGGGCTCGCTGCAATCATCCATCATGACGGCGATCCTGCTCGTCATGATCGTGGTGCTCGCAACCCTCGGCCTGCGCTCCGCGCTCCTCGTCGGCCTCGCCATCCCGACCTCCTTCATGATCGGATTTCTGATCGTCGGCCTCGTCGGCATGACAGTGAACATGATGGTGATGTTCGGGCTCGTCCTCACCGTCGGCATGCTCGTCGACGGGGCAATCATCATCGTCGAATATGCCGACCGGAAGATCGAAGAGGGCATGGACAAGCAGGAGGCCTATATCCGGGCCGCCAAGCTCATGTTCTGGCCGATCGTCTCGTCGACCGCGACGACGCTTGCCGCTTTCCTGCCGATGCTTCTGTGGCCCGGCGTCTCCGGGGAGTTCATGAGCTATCTGCCGATCATGGTGATCATCGTGCTCTCCGCCTCGCTGGTGACGGCGATGATCTTCCTGCCGGCGACCGGCGGCTTCGTGGCGGGCGTCGCCGATTGGGTGGCGCCGCGGGCAGCGGGCCTGCTCGCTCTCACCGCCGGCCTTGCCGCTGCCGTCATCGCCCTTCTCCTCGTGTCGCAGCCGCTTGCGGCCGCTCTCTCCGGCATGCCGCAGATGGCTGTGACGGCGCTCGGGCTTCTCTTCGCGCTCGTCCTCGGTGGTTTCGTCTTCTGGAGTTCTCGCGGCCTTGCCCGCCGCATCGTCCGGTTTCGCCGTTCACATTCCCATCCGAGCACCGCTGCCCATCTTTCCGCGGAGGCGGATCTCGATCCGGAAAAAGTGCCGGGCTTCACGGGCGCCTATGTGCGCTTCCTGCACGGGCTCACGGGCTCGCTCATCGGCAATGTCGCTGTCATCCTCGTGATGGCCGGGCTGATCGTTTCGATCTTCGTCGGCTTTGCCCGGCACAATCAAGGCGTTGAATTCTTCGTCGACGAGGAGCCTGACGTCACGGCCGTTCTCGTCTCCGGCCGCGGCAATCTCTCCGCCAACGAGGCCCTCGCGCTCGTCTCACAGGTCGAGGCCGTCGTCCTCGACCTACCGGGCGTGGAAAGCGTCGTCACCAACGCCTATCCGAATGGCGGCGGCGGCGGCGAGAGCCTCGACGGCGTGAGCGACAAACCGGCGGACCTCATCGGCGAGCTCAACCTTGAACTTCTCGATTTCTCAAAGCGCCGTCCCTGGCAGGAAATGGAGGCGGAGCTGCGCCGCCGCACAGCCTCCATACCCGGTATCAAGGTCGAACCGCGACTCATTGAAGGCGGCCCGCCGACCGGCAAGGACATCAATCTTCAGATCACTGCGCCGAATTACGACCAGGTGCTTGCCGCGACCAAGCAGGTTCGCGCCGAATTCGACCAGTTTCCAGGTCTCCTCGATGTAGAGGACGACACGCCGCTTCCCGGCATCGAATGGGAATTGTCGATCGACCGCGAAGAGGCCGGACGCTTCAACGCCGGTATCGCCTCCGTCGGATCGATGATCCAGCTCGTCACCAACGGCGTTCTCATCGGCAAGTATCGCCCCGACGACGCCGACGACGAGCTCGATATCCGCGTGCGGCTGCCGGAGGATCAGCGCTCTCTCGATCGACTCGACCAGCTGCGCCTTAGAACGACAAACGGCCAGGTGCCGATCGCCAATTTCGTCACCCGGGAAGCGAAGCCGAAAGTCTCGTCCATCACCCGCAAGGACGGGCTTTACGCGATGAGCGTGAAGGCCGCGGTCGACAAGACGGATGGCACCACGGTCGACGGCAAGGTCGGAGAGATCCAGGCCTGGCTCGACCGGCAATCCTGGCCGGAGGGCGTGCATTTCCGCTTCCGCGGCGCAGACGAGGATCAGGCGGAGGCCGAGGCCTTTCTCGGCAAGGCTTTTGCCGCCTCGCTGTTCCTGATGGCGCTCATCCTGATTACCCAGTTCAACTCGTTCTGGCAGACGGGCATCACGCTTTTGACCATCATTCTGGCGGCCGCGGGCGCCCTTATCGGGATGGTCATCACCGGGCAGAAACTCTCCGTCATCATGACGGGCACAGGCATCATGGCGCTCGCCGGCATCGTGGTGAACAACGCCATCGTCTTGATCGACACTTACAACCGCATGCGCGAGGACGGTGTCGAACCGCAAGAAGCCATCCTGAAGACGGCGGCGCAGCGCCTGAGGCCGATCCTGCTCACCACCATCACCACCATCGCCGGCCTCATTCCGATGGCGACGCAGGTCAATTTCGACTTCTTCAACCGCATCGTCGCGGTCGGCTCGATCACCTCGGTATGGTGGATACAATTGTCGACGGCCGTCATCTCCGGCCTCGCCTTCTCAACCGTACTGACCTTGATCCTGGTGCCGGTGCTGCTCGCTCTGCCGCTCAATCTCGCACGCTTGTTCAAGACGGATAAGGCAGACGAGACGGGATCGTCCGCCTCGCAGGAAGAACTCCCCCTCGCCCCCGCGCGGCCAAGGCGCAAGCGCAAGCCCGGCGATACGGGCAGCTATTCTCTCCCCGACGCGGCGGAGTGA
- the pssA gene encoding CDP-diacylglycerol--serine O-phosphatidyltransferase has product MLPSIVTLLALCAGLTAIRMGVEGRFELAIGAIILAAVLDGVDGRVARLLRSQSDFGSQLDSLADFVNFGVAPAIILYSWRMDELGSLGWIAALTFAICGALRLARFNAALVGEQPPAWHSEFFVGVPAPAGAVTVLLPLTLWKIGMPVPEGAAILVAIYTVAIGLLMVSRLPTLSGKKIGTAIPRESVLPVLVVSVFVIALLVSYTWSVLAIGAILYLAHLPFAWKRFEQRRRAFSGHHGETGSASDPKATERQEMDQRP; this is encoded by the coding sequence ATGTTGCCCAGCATTGTCACGCTCCTCGCGCTTTGCGCGGGGTTGACGGCGATCAGGATGGGCGTCGAAGGCCGGTTTGAGCTGGCCATCGGCGCCATCATCCTGGCCGCCGTTCTCGATGGGGTGGACGGCCGCGTGGCGCGGCTTTTGCGTTCGCAATCCGATTTCGGTTCGCAGCTCGATTCGCTCGCCGATTTCGTCAATTTCGGTGTCGCCCCGGCCATCATTCTCTATTCCTGGCGCATGGACGAGCTCGGCTCGCTCGGCTGGATCGCTGCCCTTACCTTCGCCATTTGCGGGGCGCTGCGGCTGGCGCGCTTCAATGCGGCGCTCGTTGGAGAGCAGCCGCCCGCCTGGCATTCCGAATTTTTTGTGGGCGTTCCGGCTCCCGCCGGCGCCGTCACGGTGCTCCTGCCTCTCACCTTGTGGAAGATCGGGATGCCGGTTCCGGAGGGCGCGGCCATTCTGGTGGCCATCTACACGGTGGCGATCGGCCTTCTAATGGTGAGCCGCCTGCCGACGCTTTCCGGCAAGAAGATCGGCACGGCAATCCCGCGCGAATCCGTCCTCCCGGTTCTCGTCGTCAGCGTCTTCGTGATCGCCCTCCTGGTGAGCTACACGTGGTCCGTTCTGGCGATCGGCGCGATCCTCTATCTCGCGCATCTGCCCTTTGCCTGGAAGCGCTTCGAGCAACGCCGCCGCGCCTTCAGCGGGCATCACGGCGAGACCGGATCTGCCTCTGACCCTAAAGCGACCGAACGGCAAGAGATGGATCAACGGCCCTAA
- a CDS encoding ceramidase domain-containing protein gives MNWTEPIDIYCERTDPSFWAEPLNAISNAAFLIAAFWAFRRWQRAGGEDGAALFLITLVATIGIGSFLFHTFANRWSVMADVVPISVFIYVYFGLALRRFLGLSWGWTIAALLGFVGFSFAAEPLLRPLFGGSAGYAPALLAMLGVGLFLRRKGHPAGGGILAAAGVFALSLCLRMSDQPICTTLPIGTHYFWHVFNAVTLAILVAAAIRAGARRERVRSETLHRSE, from the coding sequence ATGAACTGGACCGAGCCGATCGACATCTATTGCGAGCGCACCGACCCGAGTTTCTGGGCGGAACCGCTCAACGCAATCTCCAACGCAGCCTTTCTGATCGCGGCCTTCTGGGCCTTTCGCCGCTGGCAGCGCGCGGGCGGTGAGGATGGTGCGGCGCTCTTCCTGATCACGCTCGTCGCGACCATCGGCATCGGCTCTTTTCTCTTCCACACCTTCGCCAATCGCTGGTCGGTGATGGCCGATGTCGTGCCGATTTCGGTCTTCATCTATGTCTATTTCGGCCTGGCTCTCCGCCGCTTTCTCGGGCTTTCCTGGGGATGGACGATCGCGGCGCTCCTCGGCTTTGTCGGTTTCTCCTTCGCGGCGGAGCCGTTGCTGCGTCCCTTGTTCGGCGGCTCGGCCGGTTATGCGCCGGCGCTTCTGGCCATGCTCGGCGTCGGTCTTTTTCTTCGGCGCAAAGGCCATCCTGCCGGAGGCGGGATCCTCGCTGCAGCCGGGGTGTTTGCCCTGTCCTTGTGTCTGCGCATGAGCGACCAGCCGATCTGCACGACGCTGCCGATCGGCACGCATTATTTCTGGCACGTCTTCAACGCGGTGACGCTCGCCATTCTGGTGGCGGCGGCGATCCGCGCGGGAGCGCGACGCGAGCGGGTACGGTCAGAAACGCTTCATCGATCTGAATAA